In Azospirillum ramasamyi, the following are encoded in one genomic region:
- a CDS encoding ABC transporter ATP-binding protein: MTYLVLDQLTKRFANWTAVDRVSLTVEKGELISLLGPSGCGKTTTLQMIAGFLDADGGRVMLDGQDLLAKKPNERGLGIVFQSYALFPHMTAAENVAFGLEMRKVNRADRDRMVADALKLVGLEQYGDRHPRRMSGGQQQRVALARALVIKPSLLLLDEPLSNLDAKMREEMQIELRRIQRTVGTTMILVTHDQSEAMALSDRVVVMNKGRIQQVATPQEAYDHPANAFVANFLGRTNLLPGMVASGAGGTVITVADSVWPVSQPVPAGPGALAVRPEKIGFVDAGGLSGTVLARVFQGTQWLFEIETAAGRVMVIRQHDGSTLPAERERVMIGWRAQDMAVMPADPEADASAREAA, from the coding sequence ATGACTTATCTGGTTCTCGACCAACTGACCAAGCGCTTCGCCAATTGGACGGCGGTCGATCGCGTCTCGCTGACCGTCGAGAAGGGCGAGCTGATTTCGCTGCTGGGGCCGTCGGGCTGCGGCAAGACCACCACCTTGCAGATGATCGCCGGCTTCCTCGACGCCGACGGCGGGCGGGTGATGCTGGACGGCCAGGATCTGCTGGCGAAGAAGCCGAACGAGCGCGGGCTGGGCATCGTCTTCCAGAGCTACGCCCTCTTCCCGCACATGACGGCGGCGGAGAACGTCGCCTTCGGTCTTGAGATGCGCAAGGTCAACCGCGCCGACCGCGACCGCATGGTGGCCGATGCGCTGAAGCTTGTCGGTCTGGAACAGTATGGCGACCGTCACCCCCGCCGCATGTCCGGCGGCCAGCAGCAGCGCGTGGCCCTGGCCCGCGCGCTGGTCATCAAGCCGAGCCTTCTGCTTCTCGACGAGCCGCTGTCCAACCTCGACGCCAAGATGCGCGAGGAGATGCAGATCGAGCTGCGCCGCATCCAGCGCACCGTCGGCACCACCATGATTCTCGTCACCCACGACCAGTCGGAGGCGATGGCGCTGTCCGACCGCGTGGTTGTGATGAACAAGGGCCGCATCCAGCAGGTCGCCACCCCGCAGGAGGCCTACGACCATCCGGCCAACGCCTTCGTCGCCAACTTCCTCGGCCGCACCAACCTGCTGCCGGGCATGGTCGCAAGCGGCGCCGGCGGGACCGTCATCACCGTGGCCGACAGCGTCTGGCCGGTGTCGCAGCCGGTGCCGGCGGGACCGGGCGCGCTGGCCGTCCGGCCGGAGAAGATCGGCTTCGTCGATGCCGGCGGCCTGAGCGGCACCGTGCTGGCCCGCGTCTTCCAGGGCACCCAGTGGCTGTTCGAGATCGAGACCGCCGCCGGCCGCGTGATGGTCATCCGCCAGCATGACGGTTCGACCCTGCCGGCGGAGCGCGAGCGGGTGATGATCGGATGGCGCGCGCAGGACATGGCGGTGATGCCCGCCGATCCGGAAGCGGATGCGTCCGCCCGGGAGGCGGCATGA
- a CDS encoding ABC transporter substrate-binding protein: MRSVMCGLMATAALWCGMAAVQTAHAQDKTLFVAAYGGSFEQTMRKEIIPAFEKANGVKVEYVAGNSTDNLAKLQAQKGNQQIDVVILDDGPMYQAVALNFCADLEKAPVYDQLYDLAKMPSGKAVNFGAVGTGIVYNKAYFDENNIPAPTSWNDIQDPRYKKKLVVPPINNSYGLHALVMMARLNGGGETNIEPGFKEFKDKINPNVLAYEPSPGKMTELFQSNQAVIAVWGSGRAKALADTGFPATFVYPKEGGIVLGSAACQVAGSKNAAEAQKFIQHMLDVEAQTALAVSAGFGPVNKTVELPADKQAGIPYGPEQVGKLLVVDWDTINQNREQWNRRWTREIER; the protein is encoded by the coding sequence ATGCGCTCCGTGATGTGCGGGTTGATGGCGACGGCGGCCCTGTGGTGCGGCATGGCCGCGGTCCAGACGGCCCATGCCCAGGACAAGACGCTCTTTGTCGCCGCCTATGGCGGGTCCTTCGAGCAGACCATGCGCAAGGAAATCATCCCGGCCTTCGAGAAGGCGAACGGGGTGAAGGTCGAGTATGTCGCTGGCAACTCCACCGACAACCTCGCCAAGCTGCAGGCCCAGAAGGGCAACCAGCAGATCGACGTCGTCATCCTCGACGACGGCCCGATGTATCAGGCGGTGGCGCTGAACTTCTGCGCCGACCTGGAGAAGGCGCCGGTCTACGACCAGCTCTACGACCTGGCGAAGATGCCGTCGGGCAAGGCCGTCAACTTCGGCGCGGTCGGCACCGGCATCGTCTACAACAAGGCGTATTTCGACGAGAACAACATCCCGGCCCCGACCTCCTGGAATGACATCCAGGATCCGCGCTACAAGAAGAAGCTGGTCGTCCCGCCGATCAACAACAGCTACGGCCTGCACGCGCTGGTGATGATGGCCCGCCTGAACGGCGGCGGCGAGACCAACATCGAGCCGGGCTTCAAGGAATTCAAGGACAAGATCAACCCGAACGTCCTGGCTTACGAGCCGTCGCCGGGCAAGATGACCGAGCTGTTCCAGAGCAACCAGGCCGTCATCGCCGTCTGGGGTTCGGGCCGCGCCAAGGCGCTGGCCGACACCGGCTTCCCCGCCACCTTCGTCTATCCGAAGGAAGGCGGCATCGTGCTGGGCTCCGCTGCCTGCCAGGTCGCCGGCAGCAAGAACGCGGCCGAGGCGCAGAAGTTCATCCAGCACATGCTCGACGTCGAGGCGCAGACCGCGCTGGCCGTCAGCGCCGGCTTCGGCCCGGTGAACAAGACGGTGGAACTGCCCGCCGACAAGCAGGCCGGCATCCCCTATGGCCCGGAACAGGTCGGCAAGCTGCTGGTGGTGGACTGGGACACCATCAACCAGAACCGCGAGCAGTGGAACCGTCGCTGGACCCGCGAGATCGAGCGCTGA
- a CDS encoding LysR substrate-binding domain-containing protein, producing the protein MINPRQIEAFRAVMLTGGITAAAELLNISQPAVSRLISDLQYALKLTLFERRGPRITPTSEAISLYQVVDRAFVGLELIEQTARDLTARRSGALRVAAMPALGVGFLPRYVARFLSERPRVDIALRGSHSPIILDWVATGQCELGFAHTPIDHAAVLTEKIQGIPAVAILPPGHPLADKDVLTPKDFEGESFISTGPPALLRSRIDTVFADHDVSRAMRVETQLTMSACAMVAAGYGVSIVDLFTAQDYVPHGLIVRPFEPSIGVDIAVLRSAQVPLSMIAEDFLAGFIKEATRFRDSFLGPDGAGYGLQTVRNAEL; encoded by the coding sequence ATGATCAATCCGCGCCAGATCGAAGCCTTCCGCGCGGTGATGCTGACCGGCGGCATAACCGCGGCGGCGGAACTGCTGAACATCTCGCAGCCCGCGGTCAGCCGCCTGATCAGCGACCTGCAATACGCACTGAAGCTGACCCTGTTCGAACGGCGCGGCCCCCGCATCACCCCGACCAGCGAGGCCATCTCGCTCTATCAGGTGGTCGACCGCGCCTTCGTCGGGCTGGAACTGATCGAGCAGACCGCGCGCGACCTGACCGCCCGGCGCAGCGGGGCGTTGCGGGTGGCGGCGATGCCGGCGCTGGGCGTCGGCTTCCTGCCGCGTTACGTCGCGCGCTTCCTCAGCGAACGGCCGCGGGTGGACATCGCGCTGCGCGGCAGCCACTCGCCCATCATTCTGGACTGGGTGGCGACCGGCCAGTGCGAGCTTGGCTTCGCGCACACCCCTATCGATCATGCGGCGGTGCTCACCGAGAAGATCCAAGGAATCCCCGCCGTCGCCATCCTGCCGCCCGGCCATCCGCTGGCCGACAAGGACGTGCTGACGCCGAAGGATTTCGAGGGGGAGAGCTTCATCTCCACCGGCCCGCCGGCCCTGCTGCGCTCCCGCATCGACACCGTATTCGCCGACCACGACGTGTCACGGGCGATGCGGGTGGAAACCCAGCTGACCATGAGCGCCTGCGCCATGGTGGCGGCCGGTTACGGCGTGTCGATCGTCGATCTCTTCACCGCCCAGGACTATGTCCCGCATGGTCTGATCGTCCGCCCGTTCGAACCCAGCATCGGCGTCGACATCGCCGTCCTGCGATCCGCCCAGGTGCCGCTGTCGATGATCGCGGAGGATTTCCTCGCCGGTTTCATCAAGGAGGCGACGCGCTTCCGCGACAGCTTCCTCGGACCGGATGGCGCCGGCTACGGCCTTCAAACCGTTCGGAACGCGGAATTATAA
- a CDS encoding NAD(P)/FAD-dependent oxidoreductase, with the protein MTQPSRGGEYDVAVIGGGLVGSALAWGLARSGQKVAMLDEGDIAVRPSRGNFALVWVQGKGLGMPEYAGWTKQSSDDWSGFAELLREQTGLDVAYRRPGGFMPMLSEEDLQDRANTMMRLHNQPDMVRYPYEVMDRETLRKELPFIGPDVVGGTYCPLDGHCNSLRLLRTLHKGIGMLGVDYRPNHRVERIEHRDGGFRMDTAGGEVRAGKIVLAAGHDSARLAPMVGLSAPVRPQRGHVIVTEKTAPFLHHPTVYVRQTDEGGVMIGDSFEEAGFDTTLQPGISSTIAERAIRFFPLLGKLNVVRSWAALRVLTPDGFPIYEESKTAPGAFVATCHSGVTLAANHALTLAPLIAAGGLGDRFAPFSARRFHVPQAA; encoded by the coding sequence ATGACGCAGCCCAGTCGGGGCGGAGAGTACGACGTCGCCGTTATCGGCGGCGGGCTGGTCGGATCGGCGCTGGCCTGGGGCCTCGCGCGGTCGGGCCAGAAGGTCGCAATGCTGGACGAGGGCGACATCGCCGTGCGCCCGTCGCGCGGCAATTTCGCCCTGGTCTGGGTGCAGGGCAAGGGATTGGGGATGCCGGAATATGCCGGCTGGACCAAGCAGTCCTCCGACGACTGGAGCGGCTTCGCCGAGCTGCTGCGCGAACAGACCGGGCTGGACGTCGCCTACCGGCGCCCCGGCGGCTTCATGCCGATGCTGTCGGAAGAGGATCTGCAGGACCGCGCCAACACCATGATGCGGCTGCACAACCAGCCCGACATGGTCCGTTACCCCTACGAGGTGATGGACCGCGAAACCCTGCGCAAGGAACTGCCCTTCATCGGGCCGGACGTGGTCGGCGGCACCTATTGCCCGCTGGACGGCCACTGCAACTCGCTGCGGCTGCTGCGCACCCTGCACAAGGGCATCGGCATGCTGGGCGTCGATTACCGGCCCAACCACCGCGTCGAGCGGATCGAGCATCGCGACGGCGGTTTCCGCATGGACACCGCCGGCGGCGAGGTGCGCGCCGGCAAGATCGTGCTGGCCGCCGGCCATGACAGCGCCCGGCTGGCGCCGATGGTCGGGCTGTCGGCCCCGGTCCGCCCGCAGCGCGGCCATGTCATCGTCACCGAGAAGACCGCCCCCTTCCTGCACCACCCCACCGTCTATGTCCGCCAGACCGACGAGGGCGGGGTGATGATCGGCGACAGCTTCGAGGAAGCCGGCTTCGACACCACGTTGCAGCCCGGCATCTCGTCGACCATCGCCGAGCGCGCCATCCGCTTCTTCCCGCTGCTGGGCAAGCTGAACGTGGTGCGGAGCTGGGCGGCGCTGCGCGTGCTGACGCCGGACGGCTTCCCGATCTACGAGGAGTCGAAGACGGCCCCCGGCGCCTTCGTCGCCACCTGCCACAGCGGCGTGACCCTTGCCGCCAACCATGCGCTGACGCTGGCGCCGCTGATCGCGGCCGGCGGCCTCGGCGACCGTTTTGCGCCCTTCAGCGCCCGGAGGTTCCATGTTCCGCAGGCTGCCTGA
- a CDS encoding (2Fe-2S)-binding protein produces MFRRLPEIETALKTAETVAFTIDGRPASARAGDSVAAALLANGVVACRNMPVSGAARGPYCMMGVCFDCLVTIDGTGNRQGCQVRVAPGMAVETQNGKREVER; encoded by the coding sequence ATGTTCCGCAGGCTGCCTGAGATCGAGACCGCCCTCAAGACCGCCGAGACGGTCGCCTTCACCATCGACGGCCGTCCGGCCAGCGCGCGGGCGGGCGACAGCGTCGCCGCCGCCCTGCTGGCCAACGGCGTCGTCGCCTGCCGCAACATGCCGGTCAGCGGCGCGGCGCGCGGCCCCTACTGCATGATGGGCGTCTGCTTCGACTGCCTCGTCACCATCGACGGGACCGGCAACCGCCAGGGCTGTCAGGTGCGCGTGGCGCCGGGCATGGCGGTGGAAACCCAGAACGGCAAGCGCGAGGTGGAACGATGA
- a CDS encoding NAD(P)/FAD-dependent oxidoreductase: MSAPNSSYDFDIAVVGAGPAGLAAAALAASNGASVVLLDEQAEPGGQIYRAVTETPVRDRKVLGPDYWHGAELLGPLRDSGAVHWPGSTVWSVARPREDGPDGQRSIQIGLSRDGAAAMLTVRHVILATGALERPFPIPGWTLPGVLGAGAAQVLLKTSGLVPSGATVMAGSGPLLWLLAWQYLQAGARIDAILDTTPKENWRAALPLLPGFLRSPYLGKGMKLMLEVRRKLTVIGNVTALRAEGGVGSGGNEGVLKSVVYTRNGTEHRLPADTLLLHHGVVPNLNLANATGCAQRWDEQQRCWRPTTDEWGATSVEGVSLAGDGAGIGGARAAEEAGRLTALDALHRLGRIGREQRDRSAAPFRAALDRALTGRAFLDTLYTPAEAFRVPADDTIVCRCEEITAGAVREAVRLGCSGPNQAKSFLRCGMGPCQGRLCGPTVTEVIAAERGISPAEVGYYRLRPPVKPITLAELAALPKTDADIDAVFKH; this comes from the coding sequence ATGAGCGCGCCCAATTCCAGCTACGACTTCGACATCGCCGTCGTCGGCGCCGGCCCGGCCGGTCTTGCGGCCGCGGCGCTGGCCGCGTCCAACGGCGCGTCTGTCGTCCTGCTCGACGAACAGGCGGAACCCGGCGGCCAGATCTACCGCGCCGTCACCGAAACCCCGGTGCGCGACCGCAAGGTTCTCGGCCCCGACTACTGGCACGGCGCCGAGCTGCTCGGTCCGCTGCGCGACAGCGGCGCCGTCCACTGGCCGGGCAGCACGGTTTGGAGCGTCGCCCGCCCGCGCGAGGATGGCCCGGACGGGCAGCGCAGCATCCAGATCGGGCTGTCGCGCGACGGCGCCGCGGCGATGCTGACCGTCCGCCACGTCATCCTGGCGACCGGCGCGCTGGAACGTCCCTTCCCCATCCCCGGCTGGACCCTGCCGGGCGTGCTGGGCGCCGGTGCGGCGCAGGTGCTGCTGAAGACCTCCGGCCTCGTGCCGTCGGGCGCGACGGTGATGGCGGGCAGCGGGCCGCTGCTGTGGCTGCTGGCATGGCAGTATCTGCAGGCCGGCGCGCGGATCGACGCGATCCTCGACACCACGCCGAAGGAGAACTGGCGCGCCGCCCTGCCGCTGCTGCCGGGCTTCCTGCGCTCGCCCTATCTCGGCAAGGGCATGAAGCTGATGCTGGAGGTTCGGCGCAAGCTGACCGTCATCGGCAACGTCACCGCCCTGCGCGCGGAAGGCGGCGTCGGAAGCGGCGGGAACGAAGGCGTGCTGAAGAGCGTCGTCTACACCCGCAACGGCACCGAGCACCGGTTGCCCGCCGACACGCTCCTGCTGCACCACGGCGTCGTTCCCAACCTGAACCTCGCCAACGCCACCGGCTGCGCCCAGCGCTGGGACGAGCAGCAGCGCTGCTGGCGCCCGACCACCGACGAATGGGGCGCCACCTCGGTCGAGGGCGTGTCGCTGGCCGGCGACGGTGCCGGCATCGGCGGCGCCCGCGCGGCGGAGGAAGCCGGCCGCCTGACGGCGCTCGACGCCCTGCACCGGCTGGGCCGCATCGGCCGCGAGCAGCGCGACCGCTCCGCCGCGCCCTTCCGCGCCGCGCTCGACCGGGCGCTGACGGGACGCGCCTTCCTCGACACGCTCTACACCCCGGCGGAAGCCTTCCGCGTGCCGGCAGACGACACCATCGTCTGCCGCTGCGAGGAGATCACCGCCGGCGCGGTGCGCGAGGCGGTACGGCTGGGCTGTTCCGGCCCCAACCAGGCCAAGAGCTTCCTGCGCTGCGGCATGGGGCCGTGCCAGGGCCGGCTGTGCGGCCCGACGGTGACCGAGGTCATCGCGGCGGAGCGCGGCATTTCCCCGGCGGAGGTCGGCTATTACCGCCTGCGCCCGCCGGTGAAGCCGATCACGCTGGCGGAACTGGCCGCCCTGCCGAAGACCGACGCCGACATCGACGCCGTGTTCAAGCACTGA
- a CDS encoding NAD(P)/FAD-dependent oxidoreductase, which translates to MTATASFSPDVIVIGGGLHGCSAALHLSMRGLRVLVLEKDHVARHASGVNAGGVRQLGRHVAEVPLSVASMALWHRIRDLVDDDCGFESHGQIKVAETEAELETLHARVAELNALGFTHEEMVGRDELRSLVPAIADHCIGALVSRGDGAAIPFRTTFAFRRKAIALGARFQEGGAVTRLARKGGLWSVETADGGRYEAPVVVNAAGAWADRIAAQVGEPVPLEPVAPMLMITARVAPFIKPVVGATGRTLSFKQFPNGTVLIGGGLLGRAVRDENRAELDFSQVSVNARTVWDLFPCMRGATIVRSWAGIEARMPDQIPVIGPSGTEPDLYHSFGFSAHGFQLGPIVGRITADLITDGATDLPIAPFRIGRFAEAATRNAA; encoded by the coding sequence ATGACCGCAACCGCCTCCTTCAGTCCAGACGTCATCGTCATCGGCGGCGGCCTGCACGGCTGCTCCGCCGCGCTGCACCTGTCGATGCGCGGCCTGCGCGTGCTGGTGCTGGAAAAGGACCATGTCGCCCGCCACGCTTCCGGCGTCAATGCGGGCGGCGTGCGCCAGCTCGGCCGCCATGTCGCGGAGGTGCCGCTGTCCGTCGCCTCGATGGCGCTGTGGCACCGCATCCGGGATCTGGTGGACGACGATTGCGGCTTCGAGAGTCACGGCCAGATCAAGGTGGCGGAGACCGAGGCGGAGCTGGAGACGCTGCACGCCCGCGTCGCCGAACTGAACGCCCTGGGCTTCACCCATGAGGAGATGGTCGGCCGGGACGAGTTGCGGTCGCTGGTGCCGGCCATCGCCGATCACTGCATCGGCGCCCTGGTGTCGCGCGGCGACGGCGCGGCGATCCCCTTCCGCACCACCTTCGCCTTCCGGCGCAAGGCCATCGCGCTCGGCGCCCGCTTCCAGGAGGGCGGCGCCGTGACGCGGCTGGCCCGCAAGGGCGGGCTGTGGAGCGTCGAGACGGCCGACGGGGGACGATACGAGGCGCCGGTGGTGGTGAACGCCGCCGGGGCCTGGGCCGACCGCATCGCGGCGCAGGTGGGCGAGCCGGTGCCGCTGGAGCCCGTCGCGCCGATGCTGATGATCACCGCCCGCGTCGCTCCCTTCATCAAGCCGGTGGTCGGAGCGACCGGCCGCACGCTGTCCTTCAAGCAGTTCCCCAACGGGACCGTGCTGATCGGCGGCGGGCTGCTGGGCCGGGCGGTGCGCGACGAGAACCGGGCGGAGCTGGACTTCTCCCAGGTATCGGTGAACGCCCGCACGGTGTGGGATCTGTTCCCCTGCATGCGCGGCGCCACCATCGTCCGTTCCTGGGCGGGGATCGAGGCGCGGATGCCGGACCAGATCCCGGTGATCGGCCCCAGCGGCACCGAACCGGACCTCTACCATTCCTTCGGCTTCTCGGCGCACGGCTTCCAGCTCGGCCCCATCGTCGGGCGGATCACCGCCGACCTGATCACGGACGGAGCAACCGACCTGCCCATCGCCCCCTTCCGCATCGGCCGCTTCGCCGAAGCAGCGACCAGAAACGCCGCCTGA
- a CDS encoding RidA family protein, which produces MTIQRFHPTPRLCDMVIHNDTVYLAGQIVDDGSTTVEAQTRDVLRQIDALLAEAGTSKSNILTATVYLADIATFPEMNAAWDAWVDPANPPARATVEAKLADPSILVEIVVVAAR; this is translated from the coding sequence GTGACGATCCAGCGCTTCCACCCGACCCCGCGGCTCTGCGACATGGTCATCCACAATGACACCGTCTATCTCGCCGGCCAGATCGTCGACGACGGATCGACCACGGTGGAGGCGCAGACCCGCGACGTGCTGCGCCAGATCGACGCCCTGCTGGCCGAGGCCGGGACGAGCAAGAGCAACATCCTGACCGCCACCGTCTATCTGGCCGACATCGCCACCTTCCCCGAGATGAACGCCGCCTGGGACGCCTGGGTCGATCCGGCCAACCCGCCGGCCCGCGCGACGGTGGAGGCCAAGCTGGCCGACCCGTCGATCCTGGTCGAGATCGTCGTCGTCGCGGCGCGCTGA
- a CDS encoding transporter substrate-binding domain-containing protein produces MKRLVTGVAALFLLASGGIAAAQEPVRIATEGAYPPFNFTQPDGKVAGLEVDLANALCERMKRPCTVVAQEWDGIIPGLLAKKYDAIMATMNITPERAKTIGFSTPYMVVPAYFVAPAKSAIDGSPASLRGKTIGAQVSTTHSRYVEKHLGSDVTLKTYDTASNLLADLKAGRIDAAITTGATASDWVKGDGGKSVKLVGEPVVDVEVFGPGIGVGLRKEDAALKQSFDEAIRAVVQDGTLARIGARYVDFSITP; encoded by the coding sequence ATGAAGCGCCTCGTCACCGGCGTCGCCGCCCTGTTTCTGCTTGCGTCCGGCGGCATCGCCGCGGCGCAGGAGCCCGTCCGCATCGCCACCGAGGGCGCCTATCCTCCCTTCAACTTCACCCAGCCCGACGGCAAGGTGGCGGGGCTGGAGGTCGATCTCGCCAACGCGCTGTGCGAGCGGATGAAGCGCCCCTGCACCGTCGTGGCGCAGGAATGGGACGGCATCATTCCGGGTCTGCTGGCGAAGAAGTACGACGCCATCATGGCGACGATGAACATCACGCCGGAACGCGCCAAGACCATCGGCTTCTCCACCCCCTACATGGTGGTGCCGGCCTATTTCGTTGCGCCGGCCAAGTCCGCCATCGACGGCTCGCCCGCCAGCCTGCGCGGCAAGACCATCGGCGCCCAGGTCTCCACCACCCATTCCCGCTATGTCGAGAAGCATCTCGGCAGCGATGTGACGCTGAAGACCTACGACACCGCCTCCAACCTGCTGGCCGATTTGAAGGCCGGGCGGATCGACGCCGCCATCACCACCGGCGCCACCGCGTCCGACTGGGTGAAGGGCGACGGCGGCAAGTCGGTCAAGCTGGTCGGCGAGCCGGTGGTCGACGTCGAGGTGTTCGGCCCCGGCATCGGCGTCGGCCTGCGCAAGGAGGACGCCGCGCTGAAGCAGTCCTTCGACGAGGCGATCCGCGCGGTCGTGCAGGACGGGACGCTGGCCCGCATCGGCGCCCGCTACGTCGATTTCTCCATCACCCCCTGA
- a CDS encoding RidA family protein — translation MIKRIEKTKIMHRVVVNNGTAYLGGIIADDVSVGMGGQVTQICGKLDQVLAMAGSDKTKLLSAQLFITDMSLKNEMNEAWLAWLDGNDLPARATIGVADLGAPEIKIEVVVTAAV, via the coding sequence GTGATCAAGCGCATCGAGAAGACCAAGATCATGCACCGCGTCGTCGTCAACAACGGCACGGCCTATCTCGGCGGCATCATCGCCGACGACGTCAGCGTCGGCATGGGCGGCCAGGTCACGCAGATCTGCGGCAAGCTCGACCAGGTGCTGGCGATGGCCGGCAGCGACAAGACCAAGCTGCTGTCCGCCCAGCTGTTCATCACCGACATGAGCCTGAAGAACGAGATGAACGAGGCGTGGCTCGCCTGGCTCGACGGCAACGATCTGCCGGCCCGCGCCACCATCGGCGTCGCCGATCTGGGCGCGCCGGAGATCAAGATCGAGGTGGTGGTCACCGCCGCGGTCTGA